Proteins from a single region of Chlorocebus sabaeus isolate Y175 chromosome 25, mChlSab1.0.hap1, whole genome shotgun sequence:
- the LOC103247609 gene encoding olfactory receptor 2Z1-like: MTPHVDPQRDLLQALSHSLEPRKDKAEGKKSTRDRDAHGDCGSGQSEKLPEKINQQCQDNRGRIPGSRHSCTAPPAGGMSTSDGRDGSEAWQEAGRGPWNHSSTTGFVLTRLFNESQMHLFLFSMVVLVYILAMAGNATMVLLIWADAQLHKPMYFLLSQLSFLDIFFSSVTVPKMIVAFLFDWTSISFGGCGAQMFFFMFLGAAECLLLALMAYDRYVAICNPLRYPVLMSRRVCLLMVVSSWLGGSLNASIQTSLTLQFPYCGSRKVTHFFCEVPSLLMLACADTEAYEQVLFVTGVVVLLVPIAFITTSYAFILVAVLQMRSVEGRQKALATCSSHLTVVNLFYGPLVYTYMLPASYHSPGQDDVVSVFYTVLTPLLNPVIYSLRNKEVTGAMKKIIGECGVRRNA, from the exons ATGACCCCTCACGTAGACCCCCAAAGGGACCTGCTTCAGGCTCTGAGCCACAGCTTGGAGCCCAGGAAGGACAAGGCAGAAGGAAAAAAGTCAACAAGAGACCGAGATGCCCATGGAGACTGTGGATCAGGGCAATCTGAG AAACTGCCTGAGAAGATAAATCAGCAGTGCCAAGACAACCGAGGACGCATTCCGGGGAGCAGGCACTCATGCACAGCCCCACCAGCCGGAGGGATGTCGACTTCAGATGGCCGTGATGGAAG TGAGGCTTggcaggaggcaggcagagggccTTGGAACCACTCCTCCACCACTGGCTTTGTCCTCACTAGACTTTTCAATGAGAGCCAGATGCACCTGTTCCTCTTCAGCATGGTGGTGCTGGTCTACATCCTCGCCATGGCTGGCAATGCCACCATGGTCCTCCTGATCTGGGCCGATGCCCAGCTCCACAAGCCCATGTACTTCCTTCTCAGCCAGCTGTCCTTCCTGGACATCTTCTTTTCTTCAGTCACTGTCCCCAAGATGATAGTGGCCTTCCTCTTTGATTGGACGAGCATCTCTTTTGGGGGCTGTGGGGcacaaatgtttttcttcatgttCCTGGGAGCTGCAGAGTGTCTCCTGCTGGCCCTCATGGCCTATGACCGCTATGTAGCCATCTGCAACCCTCTGCGTTACCCAGTGCTTATGAGCCGTCGCGTCTGCCTGCTCATGGTTGTGAgctcctggctgggagggtccctcAATGCCTCCATCCAGACCTCGCTAACCCTGCAGTTCCCCTACTGTGGCTCACGAAAGGTCACCCACTTCTTCTGCGAAGTGCCTTCACTGCTGATGCTGGCCTGTGCAGACACAGAGGCCTATGAGCAGGTGCTCTTTGTGACAGGTGTGGTGGTCCTCTTGGTGCCCATTGCCTTCATCACCACCTCCTACGCCTTCATTTTGGTGGCTGTGCTTCAGATGCGCTCTGTGGAGGGGCGTCAGAAGGCCCTGGCCACCTGTTCCTCCCACTTGACAGTAGTCAACCTCTTCTATGGGCCCCTTGTCTACACCTACATGTTACCTGCATCCTACCACTCTCCTGGCCAGGATGATGTCGTATCTGTCTTCTATACGGTTCTCACACCCTTGCTCAACCCTGTCATCTACAGCCTCAGAAACAAGGAAGTGACTGGGGCAATGAAGAAGATCATAGGAGAGTGTGGTGTCCGTAGGAATGCTTGA